In Streptomyces sp. NBC_00091, the following proteins share a genomic window:
- a CDS encoding chloride channel protein translates to MTRTRPAEPPRPAQPAEPALLRGLLKTPAYRRILLLCALVGIPVSLVCFWFLAGMHELQRLLWKSLPHALGWDGPPWWWPLPLLLVAGAVVGLVAARLPGAGGHIPAAGLAVGGASTKVLPGVLIAAVASLPLGAVLGPEAPLIALGSGFALLLRDLARGPVTPQATVLMGVAGAAAAIAAIFGSPLIAAVLLIEVVGVGGPQLVAVMLPALLSSGVGALVFTGFGRWTGLQTGGLSFKLPGPVPRLDAADVGWALLVAVLVAAVLRQTMGVGRVVAAFVAKGPVARTMLCALGAGGCAAVYALATGRSPVDVASSGQATMAALADDPRAWGVGALVAVLLCKTVGYALCLGSLRGGPIFPALFLGAAAGVLASPLPGLGVVPAVAAGLAAAAASVLRLPVSSAVMAILLIGSPGMTPVVILAAIAALITTELLPGPEPRTPVD, encoded by the coding sequence ATGACGCGGACCCGGCCGGCCGAGCCGCCCCGACCGGCGCAGCCGGCCGAGCCCGCCCTGTTGCGGGGGCTGCTGAAGACGCCCGCGTACCGCAGGATCCTGCTGCTCTGCGCCCTGGTCGGGATCCCGGTGTCCCTGGTCTGCTTCTGGTTCCTCGCCGGGATGCACGAGTTGCAGCGGCTGCTGTGGAAGAGCCTGCCGCACGCGCTGGGCTGGGACGGGCCGCCGTGGTGGTGGCCGTTGCCGCTGCTGCTGGTCGCGGGCGCCGTCGTGGGGCTGGTCGCGGCCCGGCTGCCCGGGGCCGGCGGGCACATCCCCGCGGCCGGGCTCGCCGTCGGAGGGGCGTCGACCAAGGTGCTGCCCGGGGTGCTGATCGCGGCGGTGGCGAGTCTGCCCCTCGGCGCGGTGCTGGGGCCCGAGGCCCCGCTGATCGCCCTGGGCAGCGGGTTCGCACTGCTGCTGCGGGACCTCGCGCGCGGCCCGGTGACCCCGCAGGCCACGGTACTGATGGGGGTGGCCGGGGCGGCCGCGGCCATCGCCGCCATCTTCGGCAGCCCGCTGATCGCGGCCGTGCTGCTGATCGAGGTGGTGGGGGTGGGCGGGCCCCAGCTCGTCGCCGTCATGCTGCCCGCCCTGCTCTCCAGCGGGGTGGGGGCCCTGGTGTTCACCGGGTTCGGGCGCTGGACCGGCCTGCAGACCGGCGGCCTGAGCTTCAAACTCCCCGGGCCGGTACCCCGGCTGGACGCCGCGGACGTGGGCTGGGCCCTGCTCGTGGCCGTGCTGGTGGCGGCCGTACTGCGCCAGACGATGGGGGTGGGCCGGGTGGTGGCGGCGTTCGTCGCCAAGGGCCCGGTCGCCCGTACGATGCTCTGCGCGCTCGGCGCCGGAGGCTGCGCGGCCGTGTACGCCCTGGCCACGGGCCGTTCCCCGGTGGACGTCGCCTCGTCCGGGCAGGCCACCATGGCCGCGCTGGCCGACGACCCGCGGGCCTGGGGTGTGGGCGCGCTGGTGGCCGTACTGCTGTGCAAGACCGTCGGGTACGCGCTGTGCCTCGGCAGCCTGCGGGGCGGCCCGATCTTCCCCGCGCTGTTCCTCGGGGCCGCCGCCGGCGTGCTGGCCTCGCCGCTGCCGGGGCTGGGGGTGGTGCCCGCGGTGGCGGCCGGGCTGGCCGCGGCGGCGGCGAGCGTGCTGCGGCTGCCGGTCAGCAGCGCGGTGATGGCGATCCTGCTGATCGGGAGCCCCGGTATGACCCCGGTGGTGATCCTGGCCGCCATCGCCGCCCTGATCACCACCGAACTGCTGCCCGGGCCGGAGCCGCGCACACCCGTCGACTGA
- a CDS encoding SulP family inorganic anion transporter, whose translation MPSRLRRPTPPAWLSPKVFRTEVLGGLVVALALVPEAISFSIIAGVEPAVGLFSSFTMAVVISIVGGRPAMISAATGAVALVIAPLNREHGLGYLIAAVILGGVFQIVLGALGVAKLIRFIPRSVMVGFVNSLAILVFMAQVPEMRDVPWPVYPLLAGGLGLMVFFPKVTKAVPAPLVSIVILTAVTVAAGIAVPTVGDKGALPSALPVPGLPDVAFTLDTLTLIAPYALAMAVVGLMESLMTAKLVDEITDTRSSKKRESIGQGIANIVTGFFGGMGGCAMIGQTMINVKVSGARTRLSTFLAGVFLMVLCIAFGPAVSRIPMVALVAVMVMVCFATFDWHSVAPKTLKRMPAGEITVMVLTVACVVATHNLAVGVVAGSVTAMVIFAKRVAHLAHVTAVTDPDGGTVVYSVTGELFFASSNDLVGRFDYASDPDKVVIDLSGAHIWDASSVAALDAIETKYGQRGKSVEITGLNEHSARLHGALSGELLAGH comes from the coding sequence ATGCCCTCACGTCTTCGTCGGCCGACGCCGCCCGCCTGGCTGTCGCCCAAGGTGTTCCGGACCGAGGTGCTGGGCGGCCTGGTGGTCGCGCTGGCGCTGGTCCCCGAGGCGATCTCCTTCTCGATCATCGCCGGGGTCGAACCGGCCGTCGGCCTCTTCTCCTCCTTCACCATGGCCGTGGTGATCTCGATCGTCGGCGGGCGGCCGGCGATGATCTCCGCCGCCACGGGCGCCGTCGCGCTCGTGATCGCGCCGCTCAACCGTGAGCACGGCCTGGGCTACCTGATCGCGGCCGTGATCCTCGGCGGCGTCTTCCAGATCGTGCTCGGGGCGCTCGGGGTGGCGAAGCTGATCCGGTTCATACCGCGTTCGGTGATGGTCGGCTTCGTCAACTCCCTCGCCATCCTCGTCTTCATGGCACAGGTCCCCGAGATGCGGGACGTGCCGTGGCCCGTCTACCCGCTGCTCGCCGGCGGGCTCGGGTTGATGGTGTTCTTCCCCAAGGTCACCAAGGCGGTCCCGGCCCCACTTGTGTCCATCGTCATCCTCACCGCGGTCACCGTGGCCGCGGGGATCGCGGTACCGACCGTCGGCGACAAGGGCGCACTGCCGTCCGCGCTGCCGGTTCCGGGGCTGCCGGACGTGGCGTTCACCCTGGACACCCTGACGCTCATCGCCCCGTACGCCCTGGCCATGGCGGTGGTCGGGCTGATGGAGTCGCTGATGACGGCGAAGCTGGTGGACGAGATCACCGACACCCGGTCTTCGAAGAAGCGGGAGTCCATCGGCCAGGGCATCGCGAACATCGTCACCGGGTTCTTCGGCGGCATGGGCGGCTGCGCGATGATCGGACAGACGATGATCAACGTGAAGGTGTCCGGCGCCCGGACGCGGCTGTCGACCTTCCTCGCCGGCGTCTTCCTGATGGTGCTGTGCATCGCCTTCGGGCCGGCCGTCTCCCGGATCCCGATGGTCGCGCTCGTCGCCGTCATGGTGATGGTCTGCTTCGCGACCTTCGACTGGCACTCCGTCGCGCCGAAGACGCTGAAGCGCATGCCGGCCGGCGAGATCACCGTCATGGTGCTGACCGTGGCCTGCGTGGTGGCGACCCACAACCTCGCCGTCGGCGTCGTCGCCGGGTCGGTCACCGCCATGGTCATCTTCGCCAAGCGGGTCGCACACCTGGCGCACGTCACCGCCGTCACCGACCCCGACGGGGGCACGGTGGTGTACTCGGTCACCGGCGAACTGTTCTTCGCCTCCTCCAACGACCTCGTCGGGCGGTTCGACTACGCCTCCGACCCGGACAAAGTCGTCATCGACCTCTCCGGCGCCCACATCTGGGACGCGTCCTCCGTCGCGGCGCTCGACGCCATCGAGACGAAGTACGGGCAGCGCGGCAAGAGCGTCGAGATCACGGGCCTGAACGAGCACAGCGCACGCCTGCACGGAGCCCTCAGCGGCGAACTTCTCGCAGGTCACTGA
- a CDS encoding metallophosphoesterase, whose protein sequence is MHARHGLPLKVTASLAAVGAAGVAYAAGFEARSFRLRRITVPVLPAGMRPLRVLQVSDIHMVGGQRKKRAWLQSLAGLRPDLVVNTGDNLSDTEGVPEVLDALGPLMDFPGVYVFGSNDYYGPRLRNPGRYLIEKVQGRHGLNGNKPVVGAVHNPWEGMRDAFDAAGWLNLTNTRARLKVNGLELAFTGLDDPHIKRDRYERVAGGPETDADFSVAVVHAPYLRVLEAFTADRYPLILAGHTHGGQLCVPFYGALVTNCDLDTKRVKGLSTYETQGQRSYLHVSAGCGTNRFTPVRFACPPEATLLTLAPKA, encoded by the coding sequence ATGCACGCGCGTCACGGACTCCCCCTGAAGGTCACCGCTTCCCTCGCGGCGGTGGGGGCCGCAGGAGTGGCCTATGCCGCCGGTTTCGAGGCCCGGTCCTTCCGCCTCCGCCGGATCACGGTGCCCGTCCTGCCCGCCGGGATGCGGCCGCTGCGCGTCCTACAGGTCTCGGACATCCACATGGTCGGCGGGCAGCGCAAGAAGCGCGCCTGGCTCCAGTCCCTGGCCGGGCTGCGCCCCGACCTCGTCGTGAACACCGGTGACAACCTCTCCGACACGGAGGGCGTGCCGGAGGTGCTCGACGCCCTGGGGCCGCTGATGGACTTCCCCGGCGTGTACGTCTTCGGGTCGAACGACTACTACGGGCCGCGGCTGCGCAACCCCGGGCGCTACCTGATCGAGAAGGTGCAGGGCCGGCACGGGCTGAACGGCAACAAGCCGGTCGTCGGCGCCGTCCACAACCCGTGGGAGGGGATGCGGGACGCCTTCGACGCCGCCGGCTGGCTGAACCTCACCAACACCCGGGCCCGGCTGAAGGTCAACGGGCTGGAGCTGGCCTTCACCGGGCTGGACGACCCGCACATCAAGCGGGACCGCTACGAGCGGGTCGCGGGCGGCCCGGAGACGGACGCGGACTTCTCGGTGGCCGTCGTGCACGCCCCGTACCTGCGGGTGCTCGAGGCCTTCACCGCCGACCGGTACCCGCTGATCCTCGCCGGGCACACGCACGGCGGGCAGCTGTGCGTCCCCTTCTACGGGGCGCTGGTCACCAACTGCGACCTCGACACCAAGAGGGTGAAGGGCCTGTCCACCTACGAGACCCAGGGGCAGCGCTCCTACCTGCACGTCTCGGCCGGCTGCGGCACCAACCGGTTCACCCCGGTCCGCTTCGCCTGCCCGCCGGAGGCGACGCTCCTGACGCTCGCCCCGAAGGCCTAG
- a CDS encoding prolyl oligopeptidase family serine peptidase: protein MTSDSDLTPGGTPASEMPDWEKRFRAPRVGLPDWAEDAPHRSLFVSNATGTFELYAWDRATGTQRQATDRPNGTTDGTLSPDGEWIWWFSDTDGDEFGTWVRQPFAGGPDEPATPGLEPSYPAGLAIGRDGTAVVGRSTDEEGSTIHVVRPGGSAPAVVYRHRESAGVGDLSHDGTLLAIEHTEHGDAMHSALRVVTLDGATVAELDDSRGGTEELGLEVLGFAPVSGDTRLLIGHQRRGRWEPMVWDVATGSEEGLAVDLPGDVSAEWYPDGTALLIAHSYEARSELWRYDLAARELVRVDTPPGTVSGATARPDGTVEYQWSSAAEPAAVRSTAGGVVLDPPGMRPPGSVPVEDVWVEGPGGRIHALAQRPVGHGDGPFPTVFEIHGGPTWHDSDAFAATPAAWLDHGFAVVRVNYRGSTGYGREWTDALKHRVGLIELEDITAVREWAVASGLADPARLVLSGGSWGGYLTLLGIGMRPDDWAVGLAAVPVADYVTAYHDEMEALKSLDRTLFGGTPEEVPERFEVSSPLTYVDAVKAPVHIAAGVNDPRCPIRQIDNYVDRLVARGAVHEVYRYDAGHGSLVVEERIKQVRMDLEFALKHLPR, encoded by the coding sequence ATGACCAGCGACAGCGACCTGACCCCCGGCGGGACCCCCGCTTCCGAGATGCCCGACTGGGAGAAGCGCTTCCGGGCGCCGCGCGTGGGACTGCCCGACTGGGCCGAGGACGCCCCGCACCGCTCGCTCTTCGTCTCGAACGCCACCGGGACCTTCGAGCTCTACGCCTGGGACCGCGCCACCGGCACGCAGCGGCAGGCCACCGACCGCCCCAACGGCACCACCGACGGCACCCTCTCCCCCGACGGGGAGTGGATCTGGTGGTTCTCCGACACCGACGGCGACGAGTTCGGCACCTGGGTCCGCCAGCCCTTCGCGGGCGGACCCGACGAGCCCGCCACGCCCGGACTGGAGCCCTCCTACCCCGCCGGCCTCGCCATCGGCCGCGACGGCACGGCGGTCGTGGGCCGGTCCACCGACGAGGAAGGCTCCACGATCCACGTCGTACGGCCGGGTGGCAGCGCCCCGGCCGTCGTCTACCGGCACCGCGAGTCGGCCGGTGTCGGCGACCTCTCCCACGACGGGACCCTCCTCGCGATCGAGCACACCGAGCACGGCGACGCCATGCACTCGGCGCTGCGCGTGGTCACCCTCGACGGGGCCACCGTCGCGGAGCTCGACGACTCCCGAGGGGGCACCGAGGAGCTGGGTCTGGAGGTGCTCGGCTTCGCGCCGGTCTCCGGGGACACCCGGCTGCTCATCGGGCACCAGCGGCGCGGCCGCTGGGAGCCGATGGTGTGGGACGTGGCCACGGGCTCCGAGGAGGGCCTGGCCGTCGACCTGCCGGGCGACGTCAGCGCCGAGTGGTACCCGGACGGGACCGCCCTGCTCATCGCGCACAGCTACGAGGCGCGCAGCGAGCTGTGGCGCTACGACCTGGCCGCGCGGGAACTCGTACGGGTGGACACGCCGCCGGGGACGGTCTCGGGCGCGACGGCCCGGCCGGACGGGACGGTGGAGTACCAGTGGTCCTCGGCCGCCGAGCCGGCCGCCGTACGGTCCACCGCGGGCGGGGTCGTACTGGACCCTCCGGGCATGCGGCCGCCCGGCTCGGTGCCGGTGGAGGACGTGTGGGTGGAGGGGCCCGGCGGGCGGATCCACGCGCTCGCGCAGCGGCCCGTGGGCCACGGTGACGGGCCCTTCCCGACCGTCTTCGAGATCCACGGCGGGCCCACCTGGCACGACTCCGACGCCTTCGCGGCGACCCCGGCGGCCTGGCTGGACCACGGTTTCGCGGTGGTGCGGGTCAACTACCGCGGCTCGACGGGCTACGGCCGCGAGTGGACCGACGCCCTCAAGCACCGGGTCGGCCTGATCGAGCTGGAGGACATCACGGCGGTCCGGGAGTGGGCCGTGGCCTCCGGCCTCGCCGACCCGGCGCGGCTGGTGCTGTCGGGCGGCTCCTGGGGCGGGTACCTGACGCTGCTGGGCATCGGCATGCGGCCCGACGACTGGGCGGTCGGACTGGCCGCCGTACCGGTGGCGGACTACGTGACGGCGTACCACGACGAGATGGAGGCGCTGAAGTCCCTGGACCGCACCCTCTTCGGCGGTACGCCGGAGGAGGTCCCGGAGCGTTTCGAGGTCTCCTCGCCGCTGACGTACGTGGACGCGGTCAAGGCGCCGGTGCACATCGCGGCGGGCGTCAACGACCCGCGCTGCCCGATCCGGCAGATCGACAACTACGTCGACCGGCTCGTGGCGCGCGGCGCGGTCCACGAGGTGTACCGCTACGACGCCGGGCACGGCTCGCTGGTGGTGGAGGAGCGGATCAAGCAGGTCCGGATGGACCTCGAATTCGCGCTGAAGCACCTGCCGCGCTGA
- a CDS encoding HD domain-containing protein: MTWTLHNLDSGTARSAFEIASEYADAALLNHSVRSYAFGAEYARRHGLSYDAELLYVSALLHDLGLTAPFDSHTLPFEEAGGHVARIFTAGLGWTPARRARAEEVIVLHMRGDVTAAEDVESHLLQVGTSADVSGLRVADFDPAFRATLLDHYPRLGFGPAFLALVEDQAARKPTCAAAAYVAGGAAKRIAANPLDH, encoded by the coding sequence ATGACGTGGACCCTTCACAACCTCGACTCCGGCACGGCCCGTTCGGCCTTCGAGATCGCCTCGGAGTACGCGGATGCCGCCCTGCTCAACCACTCCGTCCGCTCCTACGCCTTCGGCGCCGAGTACGCCCGCCGGCACGGGCTCTCGTACGACGCGGAACTCCTCTATGTCAGCGCCCTGCTCCACGACCTGGGCCTGACCGCGCCCTTCGACAGCCACACCCTGCCCTTCGAGGAGGCCGGCGGACACGTGGCCCGGATCTTCACGGCCGGCCTGGGCTGGACCCCGGCCCGCCGGGCACGCGCGGAGGAGGTGATCGTGCTGCACATGCGGGGCGACGTCACCGCCGCCGAGGACGTCGAGAGCCACCTCCTTCAGGTGGGCACGAGCGCGGACGTGTCCGGCCTGCGCGTAGCCGACTTCGACCCCGCCTTCCGCGCCACCCTGCTGGACCACTACCCGCGCCTCGGCTTCGGCCCGGCCTTCCTCGCCCTGGTCGAGGACCAGGCGGCCCGCAAACCCACCTGCGCGGCCGCGGCCTACGTCGCGGGCGGCGCGGCCAAGCGCATCGCGGCGAACCCGCTGGACCACTGA
- the codA gene encoding cytosine deaminase translates to MRMIVRGARLLHEHGLSDVEVAEDGTIARVIPYDDQKEPPATGVLIEAHGGLLSAPFAEPHIHLDTALTAGQPRPNASGTLWEGIACWSERKRTLTREDVIGRATEVLRWQAANGVLHVRTHCDVTDPSLTALDALLEVRDRVRDVMTLQIVAFPQEGIVSFPDGEALLREAVARGADVVGAIPHFEDTREDGIASLRTAFAVAEEHGLRVDAHCDEIDDEQSRFVEVLATLALRSGLRERATASHTTAMGSYNGAYSFKLQRLLARSGINLVANPFANLNLQGRFDAYPKRRGLTQVKEMLAAGVNVAFGHDDVMDPWNALGTANPLQTALVGLYAAQLTGADEIPLAFSMVTDRAARVMGLSASEYGITAGAPASFVLLPAPTPEEAIRRQVRPRYVVSRGSVLAETPPAPARLWWPGQEGPSEVDFTRSL, encoded by the coding sequence ATGCGGATGATCGTCCGGGGCGCCCGGCTGCTGCACGAGCACGGCTTGTCCGACGTGGAGGTCGCCGAGGACGGCACGATCGCGCGGGTGATCCCGTACGACGACCAGAAGGAGCCGCCGGCCACCGGCGTGCTCATCGAGGCACACGGCGGGCTGCTCAGCGCCCCCTTCGCCGAGCCCCACATCCACCTGGACACCGCCCTGACCGCCGGGCAGCCCCGCCCGAACGCCTCCGGCACCCTCTGGGAGGGCATCGCCTGCTGGAGCGAGCGCAAGCGGACCCTGACCCGCGAGGACGTGATCGGGCGGGCCACCGAGGTGCTGCGCTGGCAGGCGGCCAACGGCGTGCTGCACGTCCGCACCCACTGCGACGTCACCGACCCCTCCCTCACCGCGCTCGACGCGCTGCTGGAGGTCCGCGACCGGGTGCGGGACGTCATGACCCTGCAGATCGTCGCCTTCCCGCAGGAGGGCATCGTCTCCTTCCCCGACGGCGAGGCACTGCTGCGCGAGGCGGTGGCGCGCGGGGCGGACGTCGTCGGCGCGATCCCGCACTTCGAGGACACCCGCGAGGACGGGATCGCCTCGCTGCGGACCGCCTTCGCGGTGGCCGAGGAACACGGGCTGCGCGTCGACGCCCACTGCGACGAGATCGACGACGAGCAGTCCCGCTTCGTGGAGGTCCTGGCCACGCTGGCCCTGCGCTCCGGCCTGCGTGAGCGCGCCACCGCCTCCCACACCACGGCCATGGGCTCCTACAACGGCGCCTACAGCTTCAAACTCCAGCGGCTGCTGGCCCGTTCCGGCATCAACCTGGTCGCCAACCCGTTCGCGAACCTCAACCTCCAGGGCCGCTTCGACGCCTACCCCAAGCGGCGCGGACTCACCCAGGTCAAGGAGATGCTGGCCGCCGGGGTCAATGTGGCCTTCGGCCACGACGACGTGATGGACCCGTGGAACGCGCTCGGCACCGCCAACCCGCTCCAGACCGCCCTCGTCGGCCTGTACGCCGCCCAGCTCACCGGCGCCGACGAGATCCCGCTCGCCTTCTCGATGGTGACGGACCGTGCGGCGCGCGTGATGGGCCTGTCCGCCTCCGAGTACGGGATCACCGCGGGCGCCCCGGCCTCCTTCGTCCTCCTTCCCGCACCCACCCCCGAGGAGGCGATCCGCCGTCAGGTCCGGCCGCGGTACGTCGTCTCGCGCGGCAGCGTCCTCGCCGAGACCCCGCCCGCACCGGCCCGCCTGTGGTGGCCGGGGCAGGAGGGCCCGTCAGAGGTGGACTTCACCCGCTCCCTTTAG
- a CDS encoding TetR-like C-terminal domain-containing protein — translation MAPDTEPQPPPPLKRSTYRHGNLRNALLEAALELAREGGPDSVSLREVTRRAGVSPNAAYRHFADRGALVHGVSQAAMARVALAMEAEIDGLPAAQDPAERARARFRAVGTGYIRFAVTEPGWFRTAFHVPADMTYATDTTAAGAGGLTPFELLGASLDGLVETGILPPARRPGAEFLAWSAVHGLASLIIDGPLRGVTPEQAHDAGQDVITMIERGL, via the coding sequence ATGGCACCGGACACCGAACCGCAACCGCCGCCGCCGCTCAAGCGCAGCACCTACCGCCACGGCAACCTCCGCAACGCGCTGCTCGAGGCCGCCCTGGAGCTGGCGCGGGAGGGCGGGCCGGACTCCGTCTCCCTGCGCGAGGTCACCCGGCGCGCCGGGGTCTCGCCCAACGCCGCCTACCGGCACTTCGCCGACCGGGGGGCGCTGGTGCACGGGGTCTCGCAGGCCGCCATGGCCCGGGTGGCCCTCGCGATGGAGGCGGAGATCGACGGGCTGCCCGCCGCCCAGGACCCCGCCGAGCGGGCCCGGGCCCGCTTCCGGGCGGTGGGGACGGGCTACATCCGCTTCGCCGTCACCGAGCCGGGGTGGTTCCGGACGGCCTTCCACGTCCCGGCCGACATGACGTACGCCACCGACACCACCGCCGCCGGGGCCGGCGGGCTCACGCCCTTCGAGCTGCTCGGCGCCTCGTTGGACGGGCTCGTGGAGACCGGGATCCTGCCGCCGGCCCGCCGCCCGGGCGCGGAGTTCCTCGCCTGGTCGGCGGTCCACGGCCTGGCCTCGCTGATCATCGACGGCCCCCTGCGCGGAGTCACCCCCGAACAGGCCCACGACGCGGGCCAGGACGTGATCACGATGATCGAACGCGGCCTCTAG
- a CDS encoding potassium channel family protein, which translates to MGGGGSGRVVVLGHMLRAGASGVLLVCLYVLFSATYFLLSPDRPESFSEPLSRTDALYFAVTVFATVGFGDIAPADGAGRVPATVQMVADLIVVGLVAKVLFGAVEAGLSQQPERSEP; encoded by the coding sequence ATGGGTGGCGGCGGCTCCGGGCGCGTGGTGGTGCTGGGGCACATGCTGCGGGCGGGTGCGTCGGGGGTGCTGCTCGTCTGCCTCTATGTGCTGTTCTCGGCGACGTACTTCCTGCTCTCGCCGGACCGGCCGGAGTCCTTCTCCGAGCCGCTGAGCCGCACCGATGCCCTGTACTTCGCCGTCACGGTGTTCGCGACCGTGGGCTTCGGCGACATCGCACCCGCCGACGGGGCCGGGCGGGTGCCGGCCACCGTGCAGATGGTGGCCGACCTGATCGTGGTGGGACTCGTCGCCAAGGTGCTCTTCGGTGCGGTGGAGGCTGGGCTGTCCCAACAGCCCGAAAGGAGCGAGCCATGA
- a CDS encoding alpha/beta fold hydrolase, which yields MQKAVSRDGTVIAYDRTGEGPALVLVGGAYQVREDPRWAVLAGLLGDRFTVVTYDRRGRGDSGDTAPYAVEREIEDLAAVIAELEGPVRVMGMSSGAVLALEAAAHGVPIAELALYEPPFVVDDSRLPVPADYIGRLEAALADGRRDDAVTLMLTAAVNIPAEYLGPMRDSVVWGHFTALAHTLPYDARVMGDTMTGRPLPADRWAGVRIPVLAIGGGASDPWLRSGARALAGLLPAGRHRTLEGQTHDVDPAALAPALAEFYGRDES from the coding sequence ATGCAGAAGGCCGTGTCCCGCGACGGGACCGTCATCGCGTACGACCGCACCGGCGAGGGCCCCGCCCTCGTCCTCGTAGGCGGCGCCTACCAGGTCCGCGAGGACCCGAGGTGGGCCGTGCTCGCCGGGCTCCTCGGAGATCGCTTCACCGTCGTGACGTACGACCGCCGAGGCCGCGGCGACAGCGGTGACACCGCCCCCTACGCGGTGGAGCGCGAGATCGAGGACCTGGCCGCCGTCATCGCCGAACTCGAAGGCCCGGTACGGGTGATGGGCATGTCATCGGGCGCCGTCCTCGCCCTGGAGGCGGCCGCCCACGGCGTCCCGATCGCGGAACTGGCCCTGTACGAGCCCCCGTTCGTGGTCGACGACAGCCGCCTCCCGGTCCCCGCCGACTACATCGGCCGGCTGGAGGCGGCCCTGGCCGACGGCCGGCGCGACGACGCCGTCACCCTCATGCTCACCGCTGCCGTCAACATCCCGGCCGAGTACCTCGGGCCGATGCGCGACAGCGTCGTCTGGGGCCACTTCACCGCCCTGGCCCACACCCTCCCGTACGACGCCAGAGTCATGGGCGACACCATGACCGGCCGCCCCCTGCCGGCGGACCGCTGGGCGGGCGTACGGATCCCCGTGCTGGCCATCGGCGGCGGCGCGAGCGACCCTTGGCTCCGGTCCGGAGCCCGGGCCCTCGCCGGGCTGCTGCCGGCCGGCCGCCACCGCACGCTGGAGGGCCAGACCCACGACGTGGACCCGGCCGCCCTGGCGCCCGCACTGGCGGAGTTCTACGGCAGGGACGAGAGCTGA
- a CDS encoding GatB/YqeY domain-containing protein, which translates to MTTLKAKLQEDLTTAIKARDELGSSTLRLTLTAITKEEVAGKEARVLSDEEVLKVIAKEAKKRREAAEAFAAGGRDEQAARETAEGEFLDAYLPKQLSDDELAAIVAQAVEEAKAAGAEGPRAMGSVMKIVNPKVAGLADGGRVAAAVKKQLS; encoded by the coding sequence ATGACCACGCTCAAGGCCAAGCTCCAGGAAGACCTCACCACCGCCATCAAGGCGCGCGACGAACTCGGTTCGTCCACCCTGCGTCTGACCCTCACCGCCATCACCAAGGAGGAGGTCGCGGGCAAGGAAGCGCGCGTGCTCTCCGACGAGGAAGTCCTCAAGGTGATCGCCAAGGAGGCGAAGAAGCGCCGCGAGGCCGCGGAGGCCTTCGCCGCGGGCGGCCGTGACGAGCAGGCCGCGCGGGAGACCGCGGAGGGCGAGTTCCTGGACGCCTACCTGCCCAAGCAGCTCAGCGACGATGAGCTCGCCGCGATCGTGGCGCAGGCCGTCGAGGAGGCCAAGGCGGCCGGTGCCGAGGGGCCGCGGGCCATGGGCTCCGTCATGAAGATCGTGAACCCGAAGGTGGCGGGTCTGGCGGACGGCGGCCGGGTCGCCGCCGCCGTCAAGAAGCAGCTTTCGTAA